The following proteins come from a genomic window of Streptomyces sp. NBC_01716:
- a CDS encoding alpha/beta fold hydrolase, whose amino-acid sequence MNGLLPAEFTPRTVDADGVRIHVRTAGEGPPVLLLHGYPQTHQIWHHVAPRLAETHTVVVTDLRGYGDSDKPPSDAEHAPYAKRAMALDQLTVMRTLGFERFAVVGHDRGGRVGHRLALDHPDAVTSLAVLDIVPTHYAYRHADAAFATGYYHWFFLTAGNGIPEHLIGKDPEFWIRARMGARHHGGTPFSPAAMDEYVRCFSDPAAIHASCEDYRAAASIDLVHDRADADGGRRVTCPVLALWGDSSFVGRHYDVREAWETYADDVRGEALNCDHYLPEEAPDDTARALGEFLRKHPAGG is encoded by the coding sequence ATGAACGGTCTCCTGCCCGCAGAGTTCACCCCGCGCACCGTGGACGCCGACGGCGTGCGCATCCATGTGCGGACGGCCGGGGAGGGGCCGCCGGTACTCCTCCTGCACGGCTACCCGCAGACCCACCAGATCTGGCACCACGTGGCCCCCCGCCTGGCGGAGACCCACACCGTCGTCGTCACCGACCTGCGCGGATACGGCGACAGCGACAAGCCCCCGTCCGACGCCGAGCACGCCCCGTACGCCAAGCGCGCCATGGCACTCGACCAACTGACCGTCATGCGCACGCTCGGCTTCGAACGGTTCGCCGTCGTCGGGCACGACCGCGGCGGCCGGGTCGGCCACCGCCTGGCCCTTGACCACCCGGACGCGGTCACCTCCCTGGCGGTCCTGGACATCGTGCCGACGCACTACGCCTACCGGCACGCGGACGCGGCCTTCGCGACCGGCTACTACCACTGGTTCTTCCTGACGGCCGGCAACGGCATCCCGGAACACCTCATCGGCAAGGACCCGGAATTCTGGATCCGCGCCCGCATGGGCGCCCGCCACCACGGCGGCACGCCCTTCAGCCCCGCCGCGATGGACGAGTACGTCCGCTGCTTCTCCGACCCGGCCGCGATCCACGCGTCCTGCGAGGACTACCGGGCAGCCGCCTCCATCGACCTCGTCCACGACCGCGCGGACGCCGACGGCGGGCGCCGGGTCACCTGCCCCGTGCTGGCCCTGTGGGGCGACAGCAGCTTCGTCGGCCGCCACTACGACGTCCGCGAGGCATGGGAGACGTACGCGGACGACGTCCGCGGCGAGGCCCTGAACTGCGACCACTACCTCCCGGAGGAGGCCCCCGACGACACGGCCCGCGCCCTCGGGGAGTTCCTCAGGAAGCACCCGGCCGGGGGGTGA
- a CDS encoding LysR family transcriptional regulator, with protein MDVRQLEYFLAVVDHGGFNRAATALYLSQPSLSQSIRSLERDLGSELFHRIGRRVVLTDAGTALIEPARAAVRSLEFARASVESVHGLRGGRLEIAAMPSQSISPLTGMIRRFTADHPEVSVTMRAAFTPRDVTEMVRTGVAELGLLASPDAVSHPRLRVRPLRVQRFVLLTRPDGPFPPGRAVRYEELAGHRLIVGQRGTGLRTYVDALRADGVEVTVAVETEHRVAILPLVLEGVGLAVVTDAWRDLAERAGARVLDLEPRTLLHVALVSRPSGLTPAARAFMDRAVADETPTGPEDGPEDDDDNR; from the coding sequence GTGGACGTCCGGCAGCTTGAGTACTTCCTGGCCGTCGTGGACCACGGCGGTTTCAACCGCGCGGCCACCGCCCTCTATCTGTCGCAACCGTCCCTGTCCCAGTCGATCCGGTCGCTGGAGCGGGATCTGGGCAGTGAGCTGTTCCACCGGATCGGGCGCCGGGTGGTCCTCACCGACGCGGGTACGGCCCTGATCGAACCGGCCAGGGCGGCGGTGCGGAGTCTGGAGTTCGCGCGGGCGAGTGTGGAGTCGGTGCACGGGCTGCGCGGCGGGCGGTTGGAGATCGCGGCCATGCCGTCCCAGTCGATCTCCCCGCTGACGGGCATGATCCGCCGCTTCACCGCGGACCATCCCGAGGTCTCGGTGACGATGCGGGCGGCGTTCACGCCCCGGGACGTGACGGAGATGGTCCGTACGGGGGTGGCGGAGCTGGGGTTGCTGGCGTCGCCCGACGCCGTGTCCCACCCCCGTCTGCGGGTGCGTCCGCTGCGCGTCCAGCGGTTCGTCCTGCTCACCCGGCCCGACGGGCCGTTTCCGCCGGGGAGGGCGGTCCGGTACGAGGAGCTGGCCGGTCACCGGCTGATCGTGGGGCAGCGGGGCACCGGGCTGCGGACCTATGTCGACGCGCTGCGGGCGGACGGGGTGGAGGTGACGGTCGCGGTGGAGACGGAGCACCGGGTGGCGATCCTGCCGCTGGTGCTGGAGGGGGTCGGTCTGGCGGTCGTCACGGACGCGTGGCGCGATCTCGCGGAGCGGGCGGGTGCCCGGGTCCTGGACCTCGAACCGCGCACCCTGCTCCATGTCGCCCTGGTCAGCCGCCCGTCCGGCCTGACCCCGGCGGCGCGTGCCTTCATGGACCGGGCCGTCGCCGACGAGACACCCACCGGCCCCGAAGACGGTCCCGAAGACGATGACGACAACCGATAG
- a CDS encoding tartrate dehydrogenase, whose protein sequence is MTTHRIALIPGDGIGNEVIPAARRVLETAGARHGITLTYDSFDWSCERYVKEGAMMPPDGLDTLRSYDAILLGAVGYPGVADHVSLWGLLIPIRRTFQQYVNLRPIRVFEGVPSPLRSAEAGEVDFAIVRENVEGEYSEIGGRLNRGLPEEMAVQEAVFTRKGVDRVVDYAFGLARERRGGLTSATKSNGIVHTMPFWDERVAERAARYPEVRWEQEHIDALAAKFVLAPGRFDVVVASNLFGDILSDLAAALAGSIGIAPAANLNPERDFPSMFEPVHGSAPDIAGRGIANPLGAIWSAAMMLDHLGHAEAAGRITAAIAAVLATTSVRTPDLGGTATTDEFTDALIALL, encoded by the coding sequence ATGACAACACATCGCATCGCACTCATTCCCGGTGACGGGATCGGCAACGAGGTCATCCCCGCGGCCCGCCGGGTCCTGGAGACGGCCGGAGCCCGGCACGGCATCACGCTCACGTACGACTCGTTCGACTGGTCCTGCGAGCGGTACGTGAAGGAGGGCGCCATGATGCCGCCCGACGGCCTGGACACTCTGCGCTCGTACGACGCGATCCTGCTGGGCGCGGTCGGGTATCCGGGGGTGGCGGACCATGTCTCTCTGTGGGGGCTCCTCATCCCGATCCGGCGCACCTTCCAGCAGTACGTCAATCTGCGGCCGATCCGGGTCTTCGAGGGGGTGCCGAGCCCGCTGCGGAGCGCCGAGGCGGGTGAGGTCGACTTCGCGATCGTCCGGGAGAACGTCGAGGGCGAGTACAGCGAGATCGGCGGCCGGCTGAACCGCGGGCTGCCGGAGGAGATGGCGGTGCAGGAGGCGGTCTTCACGCGCAAGGGCGTGGACCGGGTGGTGGACTACGCGTTCGGCCTGGCCCGGGAGCGGCGGGGCGGGCTGACGTCGGCGACGAAGTCCAACGGCATCGTGCACACCATGCCGTTCTGGGACGAGCGGGTGGCGGAGCGGGCCGCGCGGTATCCGGAGGTGCGGTGGGAGCAGGAGCACATCGACGCGCTGGCGGCGAAGTTCGTGCTGGCGCCCGGCCGTTTCGACGTCGTGGTGGCGTCGAATCTCTTCGGTGACATCCTGAGCGATCTGGCCGCGGCGCTGGCGGGCAGCATCGGGATCGCCCCGGCGGCGAACCTGAATCCCGAGCGGGACTTCCCGTCCATGTTCGAGCCGGTGCACGGGTCCGCCCCGGACATCGCCGGGCGCGGTATCGCCAACCCCCTGGGGGCGATCTGGTCCGCGGCGATGATGCTGGACCATCTCGGGCACGCGGAGGCGGCCGGGCGGATCACGGCGGCGATCGCGGCGGTCCTGGCGACGACGTCGGTGCGGACCCCGGATCTGGGGGGCACCGCCACGACCGACGAGTTCACGGACGCGCTGATCGCCCTGCTCTGA